Proteins encoded within one genomic window of Ailuropoda melanoleuca isolate Jingjing chromosome 16, ASM200744v2, whole genome shotgun sequence:
- the MGST1 gene encoding microsomal glutathione S-transferase 1, with translation MVDLTELMENEVFMAFASYATIILSKMMLMSTATAFYRLTRKVFVNPEDCASFGKGENAKKYLRTDDRVERVRRAHLNDLENIVPFLGIGLLYSLSGPDLSTAILHFRLFVGARIYHTIAYLTPLPQPNRALAFFVGYGVTFSMAYRLLKSRLYL, from the exons ATGGTTGACCTCACTGAACTAATGGAAAATGAAGTATTCATGGCCTTTGCTTCCTATGCAACgattattctttcaaaaatgatgCTTATGAGCACGGCAACCGCATTCTATAGATTGACAAGAAAG GTTTTTGTCAACCCAGAAGACTGTGCCAGCTTTGGCAAGGGAGAAAATGCCAAGAAGTATCTTCGGACAGATGACAGAGTGGAACGTGTACGGAG AGCTCACCTGAATGACCTTGAAAATATTGTGCCATTTCTTGGTATTGGCCTTCTGTACTCCTTGAGTGGTCCAGATCTCTCTACGGCCATCCTACACTTCAGACTCTTTGTTGGAGCACGGATTTACCACACGATCGCATATTTGACACCCCTTCCCCAGCCAAATCGTGCTTTGGCTTTCTTTGTTGGGTATGGAGTTACTTTTTCCATGGCTTACAGGTTGCTGAAAAGCAGATTGTATTTATAA